The Mauremys mutica isolate MM-2020 ecotype Southern chromosome 1, ASM2049712v1, whole genome shotgun sequence genome has a segment encoding these proteins:
- the ATF4 gene encoding cyclic AMP-dependent transcription factor ATF-4 — protein sequence MNLLNNEMLLGGFLTPFNQWSLVAEESLGLLDDYLEVAKPLCSHGFSSDKAKAVSSNWLAVDSLGKNTDNSQEDAFSGMDWMVEKMDLKEFDFDALLGMDDLEATVSPDELMATLEDSCDLLDPPTQEIDTKEPPLITDPIIHHPESPIGVDQVASLTLLLSLPLSPGSLTSTPDHSFSLELGSEVDVLEGDRKPEATTFVVVVPKLEKEEEAHSDDSGICMSPESYLGTPQHSPTTSIESLTDSQFATDPICESVRPKPYDHPAEKIVSAKVKGEKRADKKLKKMEQNKTAATRYRQKKRAEQEALSGECRELEQKNEALKEKADSLSKEIQYLKDLIEEVRKAKGKRAKVPE from the exons ATGAACCTCTTGAACAACGAGATGCTGTTGGGGGGTTTCCTAACCCCCTTCAACCAGTGGTCTTTGGTGGCTGAGGAAAGCCTAGGACTTCTAGATGACTACCTGGAGGTGGCCAAGCCCCTCTGTTCGCATGGGTTCTCCAGCGACAAGGCTAAGGCAGTCTCCTCCAACTGGCTGGCTGTGGATAGTTTGGGCAAAAACACAGATAACAGCCAGG AGGATGCCTTCTCAGGCATGGATTGGATGGTGGAGAAGATGGATCTGAAGGAATTTGACTTTGATGCCCTGTTAGGAATGGATGACTTGGAAGCCACCGTCTCTCCAGACGAGCTCATGGCCACGTTGGAAGACTCGTGTGATCTATTAGACCCTCCTACCCAGGAAATTGACACCAAGGAACCTCCACTGATAACTGACCCAATTATCCATCACCCTGAATCTCCAATTGGAGTAGATCAGGTGGCCTCACTCACCCTCcttctgtctcttcccctctccccagggtcCCTGACTTCCACTCCAGACCATTCTTTTAGTTTAGAGCTAGGCAGTGAAGTTGATGTACTGGAAGGAGACAGAAAGCCAGAAGCCACCACATTTGTGGTGGTGGTCCCCAAGTTGGAGAAAGAGGAGGAAGCCCACTCAGATGATAGTGGAATATGCATGAGCCCAGAGTCTTATCTGGGGACCCCCCAACACAGTCCAACCACCTCTATAGAATCTCTCACTGACAGCCAGTTTGCCACAGACCCCATTTGTGAATCTGTGCGGCCCAAACCATATGATCATCCTGCCGAGAAGATCGTGTCAGCAAAGGTAAAGGGAGAAAAAAGAGCTGATAAGAAACTGAAGAAGATGGAGCAGAATAAGACAGCTGCCACACGTTATCGGCAGAAGAAGAGGGCAGAACAGGAGGCACTGTCTGGGGAGTGCCGAGAGCTAGAGCAGAAGAATGAGGCACTGAAGGAGAAGGCAGATTCCCTGAGCAAAGAAATCCAGTATTTGAAAGATTTGATTGAAGAGGTCCGCAAGGCCAAGGGCAAAAGAGCTAAAGTCCCTGAATAG